In Nitrospira sp., a single genomic region encodes these proteins:
- the ltaE gene encoding low-specificity L-threonine aldolase, with translation MTVIDLRSDTVTKPTPAMRKAMAQADVGDDVYGEDPSVNKLQDTVAALLGKKAALFVPSGTMANQLAIRVHTQPGQEVIAESKAHIVRYEQGAAAALSGVQLHCIPGERGLMGAEQVEAAIRPTDPHTVRTALICIENTHNSGGGTIYPLSTIERIRAVAADRRIPMHLDGARLFNAVTATTLPAASYAQHFETVSVCLSKGLGAPAGSLLASNDLALMDRARRFRRMYGGAMRQAGVLAAAGLYALEHHVARLKTDHDNAKRLARRLQQIPTVAISPQHVETNIIIFEVAGHRLEPAALVAALKQEGVLINAIGGTSFRAVTHLDVPTEAIDHAADIFARVLG, from the coding sequence ATGACGGTGATCGACCTTCGCAGCGACACGGTGACGAAACCGACCCCAGCCATGCGAAAGGCTATGGCGCAGGCCGACGTCGGCGACGACGTCTACGGGGAAGACCCGAGCGTCAACAAACTTCAGGACACCGTCGCGGCCCTGCTCGGGAAAAAGGCGGCCCTCTTCGTTCCCTCCGGCACCATGGCCAACCAGTTGGCCATCCGCGTGCACACGCAGCCGGGCCAGGAAGTCATCGCGGAGAGCAAGGCGCACATCGTACGGTATGAACAAGGCGCGGCCGCCGCGCTCTCGGGCGTGCAGCTGCACTGCATCCCCGGAGAACGCGGCCTCATGGGCGCCGAACAAGTCGAAGCGGCGATCAGGCCGACCGATCCCCACACCGTGCGGACCGCGTTGATCTGCATCGAAAACACGCACAACAGCGGCGGCGGCACGATCTATCCGCTCTCGACGATCGAACGAATCAGAGCCGTCGCCGCCGACCGCCGTATCCCGATGCACCTGGACGGAGCGCGGTTGTTCAACGCGGTGACGGCGACCACGCTCCCGGCCGCATCCTACGCCCAGCATTTCGAAACCGTCTCGGTCTGCCTATCGAAGGGGTTGGGCGCGCCGGCCGGCTCGTTGCTCGCAAGCAACGACCTCGCCCTCATGGACCGAGCCCGCCGATTCAGGAGAATGTACGGAGGCGCCATGCGTCAAGCGGGCGTGCTCGCGGCGGCCGGACTCTATGCGCTGGAGCACCATGTCGCGCGGTTGAAGACGGATCACGACAACGCCAAACGTCTCGCCAGACGGCTGCAGCAGATCCCCACCGTCGCGATCAGCCCGCAGCACGTCGAGACGAATATCATCATCTTCGAGGTCGCGGGTCACCGGCTCGAGCCCGCCGCGCTTGTCGCAGCCCTCAAGCAGGAAGGCGTGTTGATCAACGCAATCGGCGGAACGAGTTTCCGCGCCGTCACCCATCTCGACGTCCCGACGGAGGCGATCGACCACGCGGCCGACATCTTCGCTCGGGTCCTCGGATGA